The Acidicapsa acidisoli genome window below encodes:
- the fliS gene encoding flagellar export chaperone FliS encodes MATYQEHSLDGASPVELVVALYDGILRFLYAAIAAVERGDIRGRRVAVKRALAILIHLQARLRMDIGGRPAQVLSEFYASMFALILQASVGASVQRFEEVIRCVRNVRDAWKQIAAEAPKPAANPQPLAVKPRVVELPAASAEGNHASRWTA; translated from the coding sequence TTGGCAACCTATCAGGAACACTCGCTCGATGGAGCGTCGCCCGTAGAACTCGTCGTGGCCCTTTACGACGGCATCCTCCGGTTTCTCTATGCGGCGATTGCAGCGGTGGAGCGCGGGGATATTCGCGGCCGCCGGGTCGCTGTGAAACGCGCGCTTGCAATCCTCATTCACCTGCAGGCGCGGCTGCGCATGGATATTGGCGGCCGGCCTGCGCAGGTTCTGAGCGAGTTCTACGCGTCGATGTTCGCGCTCATCCTGCAGGCTTCGGTGGGCGCATCGGTGCAGCGATTCGAGGAGGTGATCCGCTGTGTGCGCAACGTGCGCGACGCATGGAAGCAGATTGCAGCGGAAGCCCCCAAGCCAGCCGCCAATCCGCAACCGTTGGCGGTTAAGCCGCGAGTGGTCGAGCTTCCAGCGGCTTCGGCAGAAGGCAATCATGCTTCGCGCTGGACTGCGTAA